Proteins co-encoded in one Bradyrhizobium sp. 170 genomic window:
- a CDS encoding IS110 family transposase has product MSQTANTAIAVIGIDIGKNSFHVVGHDARGAIVLRQKWSRGQVEARLANIPPCLIGMEACVGAHHLSRKLASLGHDARLMPAKYVRPYSKGQKNDFNDAEAIAEAVQRPTMKFVATKTAEQLDLQALHRVRERLVSQRTGIINQIRAFMLERGIAVRQGIGFLRTELPTILATRTDALSPRMLRVIEELAGDWRRLDQRIDGLTGEIEALARQDQACSRLMTVPGIGPIISSAMVAAIGTGDVFSKGRDFGAWLGLVPKQISTGDRTILGKISRRGNRYLRVLFVQAAWVVLVRIKNWERCGLKSWIEAAKRRLHHNVLAIALANKLARIAWAVLAKGRAFELTRTDDASVRPA; this is encoded by the coding sequence ATGTCTCAGACAGCCAATACCGCGATCGCCGTGATCGGCATCGATATCGGCAAGAACTCGTTCCACGTCGTGGGCCACGATGCGCGCGGCGCCATCGTGCTGCGGCAAAAATGGTCGCGTGGCCAAGTGGAAGCGCGGCTCGCCAATATACCGCCTTGCCTGATCGGCATGGAAGCCTGCGTCGGCGCACATCACCTGAGCCGCAAACTCGCATCGCTGGGTCACGATGCCAGGTTGATGCCGGCCAAATATGTCCGCCCCTATAGCAAGGGACAGAAGAACGACTTCAATGATGCCGAAGCGATTGCCGAAGCCGTGCAGCGCCCGACGATGAAGTTCGTGGCGACCAAGACCGCGGAGCAACTTGATCTGCAGGCATTGCATCGGGTGCGCGAGCGGCTGGTCTCGCAACGCACCGGCATCATCAACCAGATTCGCGCCTTCATGCTGGAACGCGGGATCGCCGTGCGCCAGGGTATCGGCTTCCTGCGCACGGAACTGCCCACCATCCTTGCAACGCGCACCGATGCCCTGTCGCCCCGCATGTTGCGTGTCATCGAGGAGTTGGCAGGAGACTGGCGCCGGCTAGATCAGCGCATCGATGGCCTAACCGGCGAGATCGAAGCACTGGCCCGTCAAGATCAGGCATGTTCGCGCCTGATGACGGTGCCCGGCATTGGGCCGATCATTTCGAGCGCCATGGTGGCCGCGATCGGCACTGGAGACGTATTCTCCAAAGGCCGCGACTTCGGCGCCTGGCTCGGACTGGTACCCAAGCAGATCTCGACGGGAGACCGCACCATCCTCGGCAAAATCTCCAGACGCGGCAATCGCTACCTGCGCGTTCTGTTTGTGCAGGCGGCATGGGTTGTGCTGGTCAGGATAAAGAACTGGGAACGTTGCGGGCTCAAATCCTGGATCGAAGCCGCCAAGAGGCGGTTGCACCACAACGTGCTCGCGATCGCGCTCGCCAACAAACTTGCCCGCATCGCCTGGGCGGTGCTGGCTAAGGGACGCGCCTTCGAGCTGACGAGGACCGATGATGCAAGCGTCCGACCCGCTTGA
- a CDS encoding DUF3606 domain-containing protein translates to MTDSLTTREQPDRNKINMNQNHEVRYWTKHLNISKEELQKAVEKVGNSAAAVRKELAVD, encoded by the coding sequence ATGACAGATAGCCTGACGACGAGGGAGCAGCCTGACCGAAACAAAATCAATATGAACCAAAACCATGAGGTTCGTTACTGGACGAAGCACCTGAACATCTCGAAGGAAGAATTACAGAAGGCCGTCGAAAAGGTCGGAAATTCAGCCGCCGCTGTCCGCAAGGAATTGGCGGTGGACTGA
- a CDS encoding metallophosphoesterase has translation MNDDASSFTFAGMGDLHVKDGQSGSLRELFQAISKSAGALVLCGDLTDTGTPAQAEILAKELRACSVPVIGVLGNHDYESGHADEVKRILCDAGVHLLDGQAAEVNGVAFIGVKGFAGGFGPRMLSSFGEPAIKTFVAEAMNEAMRLENIMRTVNSRRAVVVLHYAPIVDTVEGEPLEIYPFLGCSRLAETIDRFKVCAVVHGHAHRGKYEGRTPAGARVYNVAMGVQKPSGLSYALISV, from the coding sequence ATGAACGATGATGCAAGTTCATTCACATTTGCAGGCATGGGCGATCTTCATGTGAAGGATGGGCAGTCGGGCTCGCTCCGCGAATTGTTTCAAGCAATCTCGAAGAGTGCCGGCGCCCTGGTCCTTTGCGGCGACCTCACCGATACGGGAACTCCGGCACAGGCGGAAATCCTCGCTAAAGAGCTGCGTGCCTGCTCTGTCCCAGTAATCGGCGTCCTTGGGAACCACGATTACGAGTCGGGACATGCCGACGAGGTGAAACGAATCCTTTGTGACGCGGGCGTACACCTGCTCGATGGCCAGGCAGCCGAAGTTAATGGCGTGGCATTTATTGGCGTGAAGGGCTTTGCCGGCGGATTTGGTCCACGAATGCTAAGCTCTTTCGGCGAGCCGGCGATCAAGACGTTTGTTGCCGAAGCGATGAATGAAGCGATGCGGCTGGAGAACATCATGCGCACGGTGAACAGCCGGCGCGCCGTCGTGGTCCTTCACTATGCCCCGATTGTCGACACGGTGGAGGGTGAACCTCTCGAAATTTATCCCTTCCTCGGGTGCTCGCGCCTTGCAGAGACCATTGACCGCTTCAAAGTATGCGCCGTCGTGCATGGTCATGCGCATCGCGGGAAGTATGAGGGCCGCACGCCCGCCGGAGCGCGGGTGTACAACGTCGCCATGGGCGTGCAGAAGCCTTCAGGGTTGTCCTATGCGCTCATTTCCGTCTGA
- the ligD gene encoding non-homologous end-joining DNA ligase, with the protein MPGFIKPQLATLKSKAPKGEQWLHEIKYDGYRVQVHLNRGRKKVYTRNGLDWTKRFSTIAGALDIPGEAIIDGEVVVVHEGRTNFSELQAELAAGRQDRLVYYAFDLLWRDGDLRKLPQIERKQALLDLLGENDVELPVLYSEHLTGDRQEMFEHAAKLNWEGIISKRADAPYRSERSESWLKIKTVQKGKFPVIGFIKDPTGVAALYLGKREGKELVYMGKVGTGWSRTVSGQIRKQLDAVGSPKSKLTKPIRKPKATWVEPTFVADIEYRDITSEGLLMASSFKGLSRK; encoded by the coding sequence ATGCCGGGCTTCATTAAGCCCCAGCTGGCAACTTTGAAGTCAAAGGCGCCAAAGGGCGAACAATGGCTTCACGAAATCAAATATGACGGCTACCGCGTCCAGGTGCACCTCAATCGAGGACGCAAGAAGGTCTACACCCGCAACGGGCTAGACTGGACCAAACGCTTCTCGACAATCGCTGGTGCGTTGGACATCCCGGGCGAAGCCATCATCGACGGAGAGGTGGTCGTCGTGCATGAGGGCCGGACGAACTTTTCCGAACTGCAGGCAGAGTTAGCGGCGGGCAGACAGGACCGCTTGGTCTATTACGCTTTCGACCTGCTCTGGCGCGACGGGGACCTCCGCAAGCTGCCACAGATAGAGCGCAAGCAGGCGCTGCTCGACCTGCTCGGTGAAAATGACGTCGAACTGCCGGTTCTCTACTCCGAACATCTGACCGGTGACAGGCAAGAGATGTTTGAGCACGCTGCCAAGCTCAACTGGGAGGGCATTATCTCCAAACGAGCGGATGCTCCGTATCGGTCAGAACGCAGTGAGAGCTGGCTCAAGATCAAGACTGTCCAGAAGGGGAAATTCCCCGTCATTGGATTTATAAAGGATCCGACCGGTGTCGCCGCGCTCTATCTCGGCAAGCGGGAAGGCAAGGAGCTGGTCTACATGGGGAAGGTCGGGACCGGCTGGTCCCGCACGGTATCTGGCCAAATCCGCAAGCAGCTTGATGCCGTGGGCAGTCCAAAATCAAAGCTCACCAAACCCATTCGGAAGCCCAAGGCTACGTGGGTTGAGCCGACTTTTGTCGCCGATATCGAGTACCGCGACATCACCAGCGAGGGCCTCTTAATGGCCAGCTCCTTTAAGGGGCTCTCTCGGAAATAG
- a CDS encoding IS630 family transposase → MQLSRADRSKLKAVVADRNSSQKHVWRAKIVLLTADGRGTAKIMQATGKAKTVIWRWQERFREEGAAGLWRDKTRRSRIPPLSPEVAKRVVALTLAGPPPAASHWSGSAMATAAGVSVSSVQRIWRAHGLQPHRVRQFKLSNDPQFAAKLHEIVGLYVDPPDHAIVLSVDEKSQIQALDRTQPGLPMKKGRAGTMTHDYKRHGVTTLFAALDVLEGKVIGQCMKRHRHQEFIRFLNVIEARVSRKKTIHVIVDNYATHKHPDVMAWLEKHRRFVFHFTPTSASWLNAIEGFFAKLTKKRLKHGVFRSLRELKDAIHRFLDHTNANPKPFIWTKDPNKIIAAVRRGHQVLDSIH, encoded by the coding sequence ATCCAGTTGAGCCGAGCCGACCGTAGCAAGCTTAAAGCCGTGGTCGCCGACCGCAATAGCTCGCAGAAGCACGTTTGGCGGGCAAAGATCGTCCTTCTGACGGCCGATGGTCGAGGCACAGCTAAGATCATGCAAGCCACTGGCAAGGCCAAGACGGTGATCTGGCGCTGGCAGGAACGTTTCCGTGAGGAAGGAGCCGCCGGCCTTTGGCGGGATAAGACACGACGGTCGCGCATTCCGCCGCTGAGCCCTGAGGTGGCTAAACGTGTGGTCGCCCTGACGTTGGCTGGCCCGCCGCCGGCGGCCAGTCACTGGAGCGGTTCGGCGATGGCGACGGCAGCCGGGGTTAGCGTCAGTTCGGTGCAGCGTATATGGCGTGCTCATGGCCTCCAACCGCACCGGGTGCGTCAGTTCAAACTGTCCAACGATCCGCAGTTTGCCGCCAAACTGCACGAGATCGTCGGCCTCTACGTTGATCCGCCCGACCACGCCATTGTCCTGTCTGTCGATGAGAAGAGCCAAATTCAAGCGCTTGATCGCACCCAGCCGGGTCTGCCGATGAAGAAGGGGCGCGCTGGTACCATGACCCATGATTACAAGCGCCATGGCGTCACCACGTTGTTCGCGGCGCTCGATGTCCTTGAGGGCAAGGTTATTGGCCAGTGCATGAAGCGCCATCGCCATCAGGAGTTCATTCGGTTTCTGAACGTCATCGAGGCCAGAGTGTCCAGGAAAAAGACGATCCATGTCATCGTCGACAACTACGCCACCCACAAACATCCAGACGTCATGGCATGGCTCGAAAAGCATCGGCGGTTTGTCTTCCACTTCACCCCGACATCCGCCTCCTGGCTCAACGCTATCGAGGGCTTCTTTGCCAAACTCACAAAGAAGCGTCTCAAGCACGGCGTATTCCGATCCCTGCGGGAACTCAAAGATGCCATCCACCGCTTCCTCGACCACACCAACGCAAACCCAAAGCCTTTTATCTGGACCAAGGACCCAAACAAAATCATCGCCGCTGTCCGACGAGGGCACCAAGTGTTAGATTCGATCCACTAG
- a CDS encoding response regulator — protein sequence MSNFVILLVEDDAFQREALADLLKDEGFEVIECTTAEAGELIITSTGTELQALITDHNLAGAMSGAQLAQFARRRHPHMNIVIMSGTAVKPMPVDTTYLQKPFAPARLLEAVRD from the coding sequence ATGTCGAACTTCGTGATCCTGTTGGTTGAGGATGATGCGTTCCAGCGCGAGGCACTGGCCGATCTTCTGAAGGATGAAGGGTTCGAGGTGATCGAATGCACGACCGCTGAGGCTGGTGAGTTGATCATCACGTCAACTGGAACCGAATTGCAGGCGCTCATCACTGATCACAACTTAGCGGGTGCAATGTCCGGTGCCCAGCTCGCCCAATTCGCCCGACGCCGACACCCGCATATGAACATTGTCATCATGTCCGGCACAGCCGTGAAGCCAATGCCGGTCGATACGACGTACTTGCAAAAGCCTTTCGCTCCCGCGCGGCTGCTCGAAGCGGTTCGCGACTGA
- a CDS encoding tetratricopeptide repeat protein, whose product MPIVRILLVLLALASPLSMAGGAVAGPFEDAQAAHSRRDYATALRLWRPLADQGNAEAQYALGFMYDGGQGVPKNYARAAKWWRLAADQGHTFAQYNLGTLYDNGNGVPQNKAEALKWYHLAAERGNDGAQFNVGVLHFAGVAVSENRIEAAKWFRRAADQGHIGAQVYLGLLRYGTRRAARQYSSIHVAQFGGCAK is encoded by the coding sequence ATGCCGATCGTCCGAATCCTCCTGGTCCTTCTCGCGCTCGCTTCGCCGCTGTCGATGGCGGGAGGCGCTGTTGCGGGGCCGTTTGAGGATGCGCAGGCGGCGCATAGCAGACGCGACTACGCAACCGCGCTACGGCTCTGGCGTCCGCTGGCCGACCAAGGCAATGCCGAGGCGCAGTACGCACTCGGGTTCATGTACGACGGCGGCCAAGGTGTGCCGAAAAATTACGCTAGGGCTGCAAAGTGGTGGCGCCTCGCAGCCGATCAAGGCCATACCTTCGCCCAGTACAACCTGGGGACCTTGTACGACAACGGCAATGGGGTGCCTCAGAACAAAGCTGAAGCATTGAAGTGGTATCACCTTGCCGCCGAGCGCGGTAACGATGGTGCGCAGTTCAACGTCGGGGTCCTGCATTTCGCGGGCGTGGCCGTGTCCGAGAACCGGATCGAGGCTGCGAAGTGGTTTCGCCGCGCTGCAGACCAAGGTCATATTGGAGCGCAGGTATATCTTGGCCTCTTACGCTACGGGACTAGGCGTGCCGCAAGACAATATTCAAGCATACATGTGGCTCAGTTTGGCGGCTGCGCGAAGTGA
- a CDS encoding transporter associated domain-containing protein: protein MIGISLPPSRSYQTFAGFLLQELGTTPTIGDRIDLRDGDSKLSTSTAGA from the coding sequence TTGATCGGGATTTCCCTTCCTCCATCGCGGTCCTATCAGACGTTTGCTGGTTTTTTGCTTCAGGAGCTCGGTACCACCCCTACCATTGGCGATAGAATTGATTTAAGGGATGGCGATTCGAAATTGTCGACCTCGACGGCAGGCGCATAG
- a CDS encoding dihydrofolate reductase family protein has product MAKLVFGMNQSLDGYVDHMAFAPSPTLFRHFIEEAQRQAGSVYGRQMYEVMRYWDDDHPEWSAEEHAFAAAWRNQPKWVVSRSLKSVGPKARLVEDDLEGAIRELKAERDGEIEVAGPDLAQSLAELGLIDEYRIYLHPVVLGHGKPYFAGPRPPLRLVASDRIGEDVIRLKYIPA; this is encoded by the coding sequence ATGGCCAAGCTAGTCTTTGGAATGAACCAATCTCTGGACGGCTACGTCGACCATATGGCGTTTGCGCCAAGCCCCACGCTCTTCCGCCATTTCATCGAGGAGGCTCAGAGGCAGGCGGGCAGTGTTTACGGTCGCCAAATGTATGAGGTCATGCGGTACTGGGACGACGATCATCCCGAATGGAGTGCAGAGGAACACGCCTTCGCGGCGGCGTGGCGGAACCAGCCGAAATGGGTCGTCTCGCGCTCGTTAAAGTCGGTCGGCCCCAAGGCCAGGCTTGTTGAAGATGACCTTGAGGGTGCGATCCGCGAGCTGAAGGCCGAGCGCGACGGGGAGATCGAAGTTGCTGGGCCGGACTTGGCCCAAAGCCTCGCCGAACTTGGCCTAATCGATGAGTACCGAATCTACCTGCACCCCGTCGTGCTTGGTCACGGCAAGCCATATTTCGCCGGACCGCGCCCGCCGCTCCGCCTTGTGGCTAGTGATCGGATTGGCGAGGATGTGATTAGGTTGAAGTACATTCCTGCTTAA
- a CDS encoding IS91 family transposase — translation MPRPALEVADIFRDHGPAWRSANAGHLSLGQLKVMSAIENCRTAALGGHVARCEKCAHTKISYNSCRNRHCPKCQGAAAKDWLAAREADLLPVPYYHVVFTLPAAIADIAYQNKAVVYDLLFKASAETLATIAADPRHLGARVGITSVLHTWGSAMTHHPHVHMIVPGGGVSPDGQRWVSCRPGFFLPVRVLSRLFRRLFLEKLIAAHNTGHLKFFGDHAALADPRAFAAYLAPLRRAEWVVYAKRPFGGPQAVLAYLSRYTHRVAIANSRLIACDRTGVTFRWKDYRANGRDRQKLMTLPTGEFIRRFLIHVLPHGFHRIRHYGLLASGTRADNIARARELLAVSNSQAEPTGAAADPGKPICPCCGGRMIIIEVFARGATPRHRPTASPTAIKIDTS, via the coding sequence GTGCCGCGTCCGGCACTGGAGGTCGCGGATATCTTCCGCGATCATGGACCGGCATGGCGCAGCGCCAACGCCGGCCATCTGAGCCTTGGCCAGTTGAAGGTAATGTCGGCGATCGAGAACTGCCGCACCGCGGCGCTCGGCGGCCATGTCGCGCGCTGCGAGAAGTGCGCGCACACCAAGATCTCGTACAACTCTTGCCGTAATCGGCACTGCCCGAAGTGCCAAGGCGCGGCGGCAAAGGACTGGCTGGCCGCGCGCGAGGCCGATCTGCTGCCGGTGCCGTACTATCATGTGGTGTTCACGCTGCCGGCAGCCATCGCCGACATCGCCTACCAGAACAAGGCGGTGGTCTACGATCTCTTGTTCAAGGCCTCGGCCGAGACCCTGGCCACGATCGCCGCCGACCCCAGGCACCTCGGCGCCCGCGTCGGCATCACCTCGGTTCTCCATACCTGGGGTTCAGCCATGACCCACCACCCGCACGTCCACATGATCGTGCCGGGCGGCGGCGTCTCGCCCGACGGCCAGCGCTGGGTGTCCTGCCGACCTGGCTTCTTCCTCCCCGTCCGCGTGCTCTCGCGCCTGTTCCGGCGGCTGTTCCTGGAGAAGCTGATCGCGGCCCACAACACCGGCCATCTGAAGTTCTTCGGCGATCATGCCGCTCTCGCCGACCCGCGGGCGTTCGCGGCGTATCTGGCACCGCTACGCCGAGCCGAATGGGTGGTCTATGCCAAGCGCCCGTTCGGCGGGCCACAGGCCGTGCTGGCCTATCTGTCGCGCTATACCCATCGCGTCGCCATCGCCAACAGCCGACTGATCGCCTGTGACCGCACCGGTGTCACCTTCCGGTGGAAAGACTATCGTGCCAATGGTCGCGATCGCCAGAAGCTCATGACACTCCCAACCGGCGAGTTTATCCGCCGCTTCCTCATCCACGTTCTGCCGCACGGCTTTCACCGCATCCGCCACTACGGCCTTTTGGCCAGCGGCACGCGCGCCGACAACATCGCCCGAGCGCGTGAGTTGCTCGCCGTCTCAAACTCCCAGGCCGAGCCCACCGGTGCCGCCGCCGATCCCGGCAAGCCGATTTGTCCATGCTGCGGCGGTCGCATGATCATCATCGAGGTCTTCGCGCGCGGTGCAACGCCACGGCATCGGCCGACAGCTTCACCTACCGCAATCAAGATCGACACCTCATGA
- a CDS encoding glycosyltransferase family 2 protein codes for MLTRVAVATSIVALVLGFASVFSSIELGSGGGSVLKIILVIIFSIALLSLFYGNVVYQLTRIGQLKRHSNDRDDNSNLQSFHEVDGSPTVSILVPSYKEQVPVVMQTIISAALSEYPNRRITLLLDDPPLCVGADLRALSATRGLVVELNEIFAAAADRFRIAERDYLERTALGIVAISRERQAIGVLFDDAATVVEALGRRYAELSQPAFAHADELFAREVIERLVREHRGTAALLRNGKSIDAARLQLEYRRLAKLFAVPIDIFERKRFANLSHAPNKAMNLNSYIGLIGRTFRISKGANGVSLLLQTPAAEAEVTVPDADYIITIDADSIILPDYVRKLVAIMEADRRMAIAQTPYSAYPDAPTVLERVAGATTDIQYLVHQGFTAYNATFWVGANAVLRRQALDEIKTMTEERGHPIPIFIQDKTLIEDTGSTIDLAARGWRLHNHPERLAFSATPSDFGALVIQRRRWANGGLIIFPRLLELWSARQSPRAGSLETIIRSHYLLSPALANVGLLLLLTIPFGSEFSSFWFPVAAAPYYLLYGQDLTRTGYKWRDLLRVYALTLLLVPVNLAGVYRSLEQMITGRKSPFARTPKIEDRTAAPASHLLALCALTAAAIFSAGANLWSGNLLFFGFCSINAGFFLYGFLSLIGWREAVVDIAAGFALRSSGRMASAPT; via the coding sequence TTGCTGACGCGCGTTGCCGTCGCCACGAGCATCGTTGCGCTTGTGCTCGGATTCGCCAGTGTATTCTCGAGCATCGAGTTGGGCTCGGGCGGTGGTTCAGTGCTGAAGATAATTCTCGTCATTATCTTCAGCATTGCCTTGCTCAGCCTGTTTTATGGGAACGTCGTCTATCAGTTGACGCGAATAGGCCAGCTCAAGCGTCATTCCAACGACCGCGACGATAATTCCAATCTTCAATCGTTCCACGAAGTCGATGGTAGCCCGACGGTCAGCATCCTCGTGCCATCGTATAAGGAACAAGTCCCGGTCGTGATGCAAACGATCATATCCGCAGCGCTGTCGGAATATCCTAATCGCAGGATCACCTTGCTTCTCGACGACCCGCCGCTCTGTGTCGGAGCCGATTTACGAGCGCTTTCAGCGACGCGCGGGCTTGTCGTCGAACTGAACGAAATTTTCGCTGCAGCGGCAGATCGGTTTCGTATCGCGGAGCGCGACTATTTGGAACGCACCGCGTTGGGAATAGTGGCTATATCACGCGAACGGCAGGCCATCGGAGTTCTCTTCGACGATGCCGCGACGGTGGTGGAAGCCCTCGGAAGACGATACGCTGAACTTTCCCAACCAGCCTTCGCCCACGCCGATGAGCTGTTCGCGCGCGAAGTCATTGAGCGCCTCGTCCGAGAGCACCGCGGAACGGCGGCCCTCCTTCGGAACGGGAAGAGCATCGATGCGGCGCGACTGCAGCTGGAGTACCGACGTCTCGCGAAACTGTTTGCTGTGCCCATCGACATATTCGAGCGCAAGCGATTTGCTAATCTCTCGCATGCGCCAAACAAGGCAATGAACCTTAACAGCTATATCGGGCTGATCGGACGGACATTCCGCATTTCGAAAGGTGCCAACGGCGTTTCGCTGCTGCTGCAAACGCCCGCGGCCGAGGCAGAGGTCACCGTGCCTGATGCGGATTACATCATAACTATTGATGCGGACAGCATCATTCTTCCTGACTACGTTCGCAAGCTCGTCGCAATCATGGAAGCCGACCGGCGCATGGCTATCGCGCAGACGCCCTATTCGGCTTATCCCGATGCGCCGACGGTGCTGGAACGAGTGGCGGGCGCCACCACCGATATCCAGTATCTGGTTCATCAGGGCTTCACGGCCTACAATGCCACGTTCTGGGTCGGAGCGAACGCGGTTCTCCGCCGCCAAGCCTTGGACGAGATCAAAACGATGACAGAGGAGCGCGGTCATCCGATCCCGATCTTCATCCAGGATAAAACCCTCATTGAGGATACCGGATCGACTATTGATCTTGCGGCACGCGGTTGGCGTTTGCACAATCATCCGGAGCGCCTGGCGTTCAGCGCGACCCCGTCGGACTTCGGCGCTCTCGTAATCCAGCGCCGCCGGTGGGCCAACGGCGGGCTAATAATTTTCCCGCGCCTGCTCGAACTCTGGTCGGCAAGGCAGTCACCGCGCGCCGGTTCACTCGAGACGATCATTAGATCACACTATTTGCTATCGCCGGCCTTGGCGAATGTGGGCTTGCTGCTGCTGCTGACTATTCCCTTTGGCAGCGAGTTCTCCAGCTTTTGGTTCCCCGTCGCAGCCGCTCCATATTATTTGCTGTACGGTCAGGATCTAACAAGGACGGGCTACAAATGGCGTGATCTGCTGCGGGTCTATGCGCTCACACTGCTGCTTGTTCCCGTTAACCTTGCCGGCGTCTATCGTTCGCTGGAGCAGATGATCACAGGCCGCAAGAGCCCGTTTGCTCGCACACCGAAGATCGAAGACCGCACAGCCGCGCCAGCATCTCATCTGCTTGCGCTGTGTGCCCTTACAGCGGCCGCCATCTTTTCCGCCGGCGCGAACCTGTGGTCTGGCAACCTGTTGTTCTTCGGCTTTTGCTCGATCAACGCGGGCTTCTTCCTCTACGGTTTCCTAAGCCTGATCGGGTGGCGAGAGGCCGTTGTCGACATCGCAGCGGGCTTTGCCTTGCGTAGTTCAGGTAGAATGGCATCGGCGCCGACATGA
- a CDS encoding site-specific integrase produces MTDEAMSPLRRRMIEDMTIRKLAPKTQQGYIRTIRDFAAFLGRSPDTASFEDVRRFQLHLAANGAHIPILNHTVAALRFFFRITLRRSDIIEHTTFLHEPRKLPVVLSPEEVARLLDAAPGLKYKAALSVAYGAGLRAAEVISLKIGDIDSKRMVIRVEQGKSRKDRYVMLSPHLLELLRAWWKTARPQGWLFPGRDRVQPMTTRQLNRACHTAAERAEIDKRVSLHTLRHSFATHLLEQNIDIRVIQVLLGHAKLDTTALYTRVATKTIQQVMSPLEHIARKIERVEPPA; encoded by the coding sequence ATGACCGACGAGGCCATGAGCCCTTTACGGCGGCGCATGATCGAAGACATGACGATCCGCAAGTTAGCGCCAAAGACCCAACAAGGCTACATCCGCACCATCAGGGACTTTGCTGCATTCCTCGGCCGATCGCCCGACACGGCGAGCTTCGAGGACGTCCGGCGCTTTCAACTGCATCTGGCGGCGAACGGCGCGCACATCCCGATTCTCAATCATACCGTAGCTGCGTTGCGGTTCTTCTTCAGGATCACGCTCAGGCGCTCCGATATCATCGAGCACACCACATTCCTCCACGAGCCCCGCAAGCTGCCGGTCGTGCTCAGCCCAGAGGAGGTGGCGCGGCTGTTGGATGCCGCGCCGGGCCTCAAGTACAAGGCGGCGCTGAGTGTGGCTTACGGCGCAGGTTTGCGCGCCGCCGAGGTGATCTCGCTCAAGATCGGCGACATCGACAGCAAGCGCATGGTGATCCGCGTCGAACAAGGCAAAAGCCGCAAAGACCGCTACGTGATGCTGTCTCCGCATCTGCTCGAGTTGCTGCGTGCCTGGTGGAAGACAGCACGACCGCAGGGCTGGTTGTTTCCTGGCCGCGACCGCGTGCAGCCGATGACTACGCGCCAGCTCAATCGCGCCTGCCATACCGCAGCCGAGAGGGCCGAGATCGACAAGCGCGTGTCGCTCCACACCTTGCGGCACAGCTTCGCCACCCATCTGCTTGAGCAGAACATCGATATCCGGGTGATCCAGGTGCTGCTCGGGCACGCCAAGCTCGACACCACGGCGCTCTATACCCGCGTCGCCACCAAGACGATCCAACAAGTCATGAGCCCGCTGGAGCATATCGCCCGCAAGATCGAGAGGGTCGAGCCACCGGCCTAA
- the bcsS gene encoding cellulose biosynthesis protein BcsS, with product MNWLAGLAALVAVNLATANAEEPPRLSLQSTSDFASYGAFYTDLTASYSPFGSLWEQGWRVQGIASARRYSFIDSGTKRIGLDTTLDGLVGYQFISNGWSWLLAAGPSMVNAHVYAAPGLLPSNTTLFGIKALTSIYGNPTSNTMLYAQAHYNTGSEFFYVQGKTGIAIAQNLFVGPEAAFSGSWTYDQVRVGAHITGFNVLGMQSGVSLGFVRDSTYGTGFYTGLNLQANF from the coding sequence GTGAATTGGCTCGCAGGCCTGGCTGCACTGGTCGCGGTGAACCTCGCCACTGCCAACGCAGAAGAGCCGCCTCGATTGTCGCTCCAAAGCACCAGCGATTTTGCTTCTTACGGGGCTTTCTATACGGACCTGACCGCGAGTTACTCTCCTTTCGGAAGCCTATGGGAGCAAGGCTGGCGCGTCCAAGGAATCGCATCCGCGCGGCGCTATAGCTTCATCGACTCCGGCACGAAACGCATCGGCCTGGATACGACACTTGACGGCTTGGTGGGGTATCAATTCATCTCAAATGGCTGGTCATGGCTTCTTGCCGCGGGCCCATCGATGGTGAACGCCCACGTATATGCAGCGCCTGGTCTGTTGCCATCCAATACGACGCTATTCGGCATCAAGGCATTGACGTCGATTTACGGCAATCCGACTAGCAACACGATGCTCTACGCCCAGGCGCACTACAATACTGGGTCAGAGTTCTTCTACGTGCAGGGCAAGACGGGTATCGCCATCGCACAAAACCTGTTCGTTGGACCCGAGGCGGCTTTCTCGGGCAGCTGGACCTATGACCAGGTCCGCGTCGGGGCTCACATTACGGGCTTCAACGTTTTGGGCATGCAGTCCGGCGTGTCGCTGGGTTTTGTCCGTGACTCCACGTACGGAACGGGATTCTATACCGGGCTCAATCTTCAGGCCAATTTCTGA